One genomic region from Lycorma delicatula isolate Av1 chromosome 1, ASM4794821v1, whole genome shotgun sequence encodes:
- the LSm7 gene encoding U6 snRNA-associated Sm-like protein LSm7 translates to MSTITGQQQQQPQQGDQKDRKRKESILDLSKYLEKVIRVKFSGGREAAGVLKGYDPLLNLVLDNTTEFLRDPDDPYKLTEDTRMLGLVVCRGTSVVLICPVDGMESIPNPFVPQES, encoded by the exons GGACAGCAACAGCAGCAACCTCAGCAAGGAGATCAAAAAgacaggaaaaggaaagaaagcATTCTTGATTTATCAAAATacttagaaaaagtaattagagTGAAATTTTCTGGCGGTAGAGAAGCTGCTGGCGTTTTAAAAGGATATGATCCTTTACTTAACCTGGTATTAGATaatacaacagaatttttaagaG ATCCTGATGATCCATATAAGTTAACTGAAGATACCCGTATGTTAGGATTAGTTGTATGCAGAGGAACATCTGTTGTACTTATATGCCCTGTAGATGGAATGGAAAGTATACCCAATCCATTTGTGCCACAAGAATCATAA